Proteins encoded together in one Maricaulis maris window:
- a CDS encoding sensor histidine kinase, with protein sequence MQARGAAFLRTTAFRQTLLSAALFALSSFVTLGFVYAASAGMVLRRADSAINEEVEALDASFQAGGIRTVNRYILERTVGGGADYLYLLVHPTGRSLSGNLTYLPDVQPDDEGRVQFTYRRPAAGDRDDADGKDDRTARGRIIDLPSGYRLYVGLDVDEETRLVSRMLNTILAASALALALGVAAGIFVSRRFVRRLDRINTVARRVKAGDLQPRAPRNFTGDELDELSENFNNMLDRVEALMHRMRHTGDSIAHDLRTPLTRMRNRLDEALREDGDRASREQALERAVADTDELLGIFNAILSLSRLEAGESRASIGRLDPADIAADLAELYEPVCEDEGLAFASEIQSGLTMLGDRGLLSQALANILDNAVKYTPSGGAVTLRLRETGEGKIEFSVTDTGPGIPDTDRERVTQRFVRLDNSRTKPGSGLGLSLVQAIVDVHNGQFELTEGPGVVEGGHGPGLRASLCFPKAPAKPD encoded by the coding sequence ATGCAGGCGCGTGGGGCTGCCTTCCTGAGAACAACGGCCTTCCGGCAGACGCTTCTGTCGGCGGCCCTGTTCGCCTTGTCGAGCTTCGTGACGCTGGGCTTCGTCTATGCGGCCTCGGCCGGCATGGTGCTGCGCCGGGCCGACTCGGCAATCAATGAGGAAGTCGAGGCGCTCGACGCCAGTTTTCAGGCTGGCGGCATCCGCACCGTCAATCGTTACATTCTCGAACGCACGGTCGGCGGCGGCGCGGACTACCTTTATCTGCTGGTCCACCCGACCGGGCGCAGCCTGTCCGGGAACCTGACCTATTTGCCGGACGTGCAGCCCGATGATGAGGGCCGCGTCCAGTTCACCTATCGCCGGCCCGCTGCCGGCGACCGCGACGACGCCGACGGCAAGGATGACCGCACCGCGCGCGGTCGTATCATCGATCTGCCCTCGGGCTATCGTCTTTATGTCGGCCTCGATGTCGACGAGGAAACGCGCCTCGTCTCGCGCATGCTCAATACCATCCTTGCGGCCTCGGCGCTGGCGCTGGCGCTGGGTGTGGCGGCGGGCATTTTCGTCAGTCGCCGCTTCGTACGCCGTCTCGACCGCATCAACACGGTGGCCCGGCGCGTGAAGGCCGGCGACCTGCAACCACGGGCGCCGCGAAATTTCACCGGCGACGAGCTCGACGAGCTGTCGGAAAACTTCAACAACATGCTCGACCGGGTCGAGGCGCTGATGCATCGCATGCGTCATACCGGCGATAGTATCGCCCATGACCTGCGCACGCCGCTCACCCGTATGCGCAACCGGCTCGACGAAGCCCTGCGCGAGGATGGTGATCGCGCCTCCCGCGAGCAGGCCCTGGAACGGGCAGTCGCCGATACCGACGAGCTCCTGGGCATTTTCAACGCGATCCTGTCGCTGTCCCGGCTCGAGGCCGGTGAGAGCCGGGCCTCGATCGGGCGCCTCGATCCCGCTGACATCGCGGCTGATCTGGCCGAGCTCTATGAGCCGGTGTGCGAGGATGAGGGCCTGGCCTTCGCCAGCGAGATCCAGTCCGGTCTGACAATGCTCGGTGATCGCGGCCTGCTCTCCCAGGCTCTCGCCAACATCCTCGACAATGCGGTCAAGTACACGCCGTCCGGCGGCGCGGTGACCCTGCGCTTGCGCGAAACGGGCGAGGGCAAGATCGAGTTCTCGGTAACCGATACCGGCCCGGGCATCCCTGACACGGATCGCGAGCGTGTGACCCAGCGTTTCGTCCGGCTGGACAATTCCCGCACCAAGCCGGGCTCCGGGCTCGGACTGTCGCTCGTCCAGGCCATCGTCGATGTCCATAACGGCCAGTTCGAGCTGACCGAAGGGCCAGGCGTGGTCGAGGGCGGACACGGCCCCGGCCTGCGCGCCTCGCTGTGCTTTCCCAAGGCGCCGGCCAAGCCTGACTGA
- a CDS encoding response regulator transcription factor, translated as MRILIVEDDREAASYIRKGLRESGHVADHAGDGEEGLEMARAAEYDVLVVDRMMPRMDGLSMVAALRGDDDRTPVLILSALGEVDDRVEGLKAGGDDYLVKPYAFAELLARVEALARRRDPDTVRTKLVVGDLEMDLLARTVVREGEDILLQPREFRLLEFLMKHSGQVVTRTMLLEKVWDYHFDPQTNVIDVHISRLRSKIDKPFPRSLLHTVRGAGYRLQA; from the coding sequence GTGCGTATTCTGATCGTTGAAGACGACCGCGAAGCGGCCAGCTATATCCGCAAGGGCCTCCGCGAAAGCGGGCATGTGGCCGATCATGCCGGCGACGGCGAAGAAGGTCTGGAAATGGCCCGTGCAGCGGAATACGACGTGCTGGTCGTCGACCGCATGATGCCGCGCATGGATGGCCTGTCGATGGTCGCCGCGCTGCGCGGTGATGATGATCGCACCCCGGTCCTCATTCTCTCCGCCCTTGGCGAGGTCGATGACCGCGTCGAGGGCCTGAAGGCCGGTGGTGATGACTATCTGGTCAAGCCCTATGCCTTTGCCGAGCTGCTGGCCCGCGTTGAAGCGCTGGCCCGCCGCCGCGATCCGGACACGGTTCGCACCAAGCTGGTGGTCGGTGATCTGGAGATGGACCTGCTCGCCCGCACCGTCGTGCGCGAGGGCGAGGACATCCTGCTTCAGCCGCGCGAATTCCGCCTGCTGGAATTCCTCATGAAGCATTCCGGCCAGGTCGTGACCCGCACCATGCTGCTGGAAAAGGTCTGGGACTATCATTTCGACCCCCAGACCAATGTAATCGACGTGCATATCTCCCGCCTGCGCTCGAAGATCGACAAACCCTTCCCGCGCTCGCTGCTGCACACGGTGCGCGGGGCCGGTTACCGCCTGCAGGCCTGA
- a CDS encoding Do family serine endopeptidase — MISVDRMRRLGGVSLLVLSALAAGTLLDRSMGEAHAFQSADEHRLSAAIPAGAPMSFADLIESVSPSVVTVQVNSSTPESPLGEGGPDLDNLPPQMREWMERQFGGQRPQPQPRQSLGSGFFISAEGYIVTNNHVVAGADEITIGTSEGEEYPARIIGTDPQTDLALLKVDADIDFPFVRLEETPHYRVGDWVVAVGNPFGLGGTATAGIISAIGRPIGNSTYNDFIQVDAPINRGNSGGPTFDLAGNVIGVNSQIFSPTGGNVGIGFAIPSDIAARIVADLRDDGRVARGWLGVSIQNVTEDIAEALGLDEPRGAIISSIVEGGPADQAGFEREDVVLEIDGETVDGSRDLTRRVGNVAAGDDVRFLVLRDGRERTIRATLGDRPGEQQLANMSSVDQAPVRTAVFGMSLAPLADEDREVRGLGPNVQGVVVDELEPGSEAARKGVQTGDVILEAGGNAVTSAEQLRSIADEAREDGRSAILLLVEGRGGQRYVALQLGSAD, encoded by the coding sequence ATGATTTCGGTTGATCGCATGCGCCGCCTCGGCGGTGTCTCGCTCCTGGTGCTCTCCGCACTGGCCGCAGGAACTCTTCTGGATCGTTCGATGGGAGAGGCTCACGCCTTCCAGTCGGCAGACGAACACCGGTTGTCCGCCGCCATACCGGCTGGCGCGCCGATGTCCTTTGCCGATCTCATCGAAAGTGTCAGCCCGTCGGTTGTCACCGTACAGGTCAATAGCTCCACCCCGGAATCGCCGCTCGGCGAAGGCGGTCCGGACCTCGACAATCTGCCGCCGCAAATGCGCGAGTGGATGGAGCGCCAGTTCGGTGGCCAGCGTCCGCAACCACAGCCGCGACAATCGCTCGGTTCGGGCTTCTTCATCTCCGCCGAGGGCTATATCGTCACCAATAATCACGTGGTCGCCGGCGCTGACGAGATTACCATCGGCACGTCCGAGGGCGAGGAATACCCGGCCCGCATCATCGGTACCGACCCGCAGACCGATCTCGCCCTGCTGAAGGTCGATGCGGATATCGACTTCCCCTTCGTTCGTCTCGAAGAGACGCCGCATTACCGCGTCGGGGACTGGGTCGTGGCCGTCGGCAATCCGTTCGGCCTTGGCGGCACCGCGACCGCCGGCATCATCTCGGCCATCGGCCGCCCGATCGGCAACTCCACCTATAACGACTTCATCCAGGTCGACGCCCCGATCAACCGCGGCAATTCCGGCGGTCCGACCTTCGACCTGGCGGGCAATGTGATCGGCGTGAACTCGCAGATCTTCTCGCCGACCGGCGGCAATGTCGGCATCGGCTTTGCCATTCCCTCCGACATCGCCGCGCGCATCGTCGCCGACCTGCGCGATGACGGCCGCGTCGCTCGCGGCTGGCTCGGCGTGTCGATCCAGAACGTCACAGAGGATATTGCCGAGGCACTCGGTCTCGACGAGCCGCGCGGCGCCATCATCAGCTCCATTGTCGAGGGCGGTCCGGCCGACCAGGCCGGTTTCGAACGCGAGGATGTCGTGCTCGAGATCGACGGCGAGACGGTTGACGGTTCCCGCGATCTGACCCGCCGCGTCGGCAATGTCGCGGCCGGTGACGATGTCCGCTTCCTGGTTCTGCGGGACGGGCGTGAGCGTACCATCCGCGCGACCCTCGGTGATCGCCCGGGCGAGCAGCAACTGGCCAACATGAGCAGTGTCGACCAGGCGCCGGTCCGGACCGCGGTGTTCGGCATGTCCCTGGCGCCTCTGGCTGACGAGGACCGCGAGGTCCGCGGTCTGGGGCCGAACGTCCAGGGTGTCGTGGTCGACGAACTTGAACCCGGCAGCGAGGCCGCCCGCAAGGGGGTCCAGACCGGTGATGTCATCCTGGAAGCCGGCGGTAATGCGGTGACCAGTGCCGAGCAACTCCGCAGCATTGCGGACGAGGCTCGCGAAGACGGTCGCAGCGCCATTCTGCTGCTGGTCGAGGGACGGGGCGGTCAACGCTATGTCGCTCTGCAACTCGGCTCTGCCGACTAG
- a CDS encoding bifunctional alpha/beta hydrolase/OsmC family protein: MARSERVEFTGALGETLAAKLELPDGPPAAYALFAHCFSCSKDILAASRIARRLTAAGFAVLRFDFTGLGQSEGDFANTNFSSNIQDLLAAARYMDAEHGAPALLVGHSLGGAAVIAAAGDLPSVKAVATIGAPADANHVTHQFAEMVDAIKRDGRAEVSLSGRSFTITKQFLDDIAGHALEEAAAELRSPLLILHSPVDQVVGIDNASRLFVAAKHPKSFVSLDDADHLLRGERDALYAADVIASWAARYVLSPGPAVPQADRDGAVIVRETRRGPFENHVVDGDHVLVADEPVSVGGFDAGPSPYGYLSAALGACTSMTLRMYATRKSLPLDRVTVRTAHSKGHAEDCEACLDGQERNVDIFEREIVLEGALDEAQRARLLEIADKCPVHRTLNSPVVIRTRLKDDG; the protein is encoded by the coding sequence ATGGCCCGATCAGAGCGCGTTGAGTTTACCGGGGCCCTTGGCGAGACCCTGGCTGCGAAGCTCGAGCTTCCGGACGGACCGCCTGCGGCATACGCGCTGTTCGCGCACTGCTTCTCGTGCAGCAAGGACATCCTCGCCGCGAGCCGTATCGCGCGGCGCCTGACCGCGGCAGGCTTTGCGGTCCTGCGTTTCGACTTCACAGGGCTGGGCCAGTCCGAGGGTGATTTCGCCAACACCAACTTCTCGTCCAACATCCAGGACCTGCTCGCCGCGGCGCGCTACATGGACGCCGAGCATGGTGCGCCCGCCCTGCTGGTCGGCCATTCGCTGGGCGGCGCTGCCGTTATCGCGGCGGCCGGTGACCTGCCCTCGGTCAAGGCTGTGGCGACGATCGGGGCGCCGGCCGACGCCAATCACGTCACTCACCAGTTCGCCGAGATGGTCGACGCCATCAAGCGTGACGGACGGGCCGAGGTGTCACTGTCGGGGCGCTCCTTCACCATCACGAAGCAATTCCTCGACGATATCGCCGGTCATGCGCTCGAGGAGGCCGCGGCGGAATTGCGCAGCCCCTTGCTGATCCTGCATTCGCCGGTCGACCAGGTGGTCGGGATCGATAACGCCTCGCGGCTCTTTGTGGCGGCGAAGCATCCCAAGAGCTTTGTCAGCCTGGATGATGCTGATCATTTGCTGCGCGGCGAGCGCGACGCGCTCTATGCCGCCGATGTTATCGCCAGCTGGGCCGCGCGCTATGTGCTGAGCCCCGGACCGGCTGTGCCGCAGGCGGACCGCGATGGCGCGGTGATCGTCCGCGAGACCCGTCGGGGTCCATTCGAGAATCACGTCGTCGACGGCGATCATGTCCTGGTCGCCGACGAGCCGGTCTCGGTCGGCGGCTTCGATGCCGGCCCGTCGCCCTATGGCTATCTCAGCGCCGCGCTGGGCGCCTGCACGTCCATGACACTGCGCATGTATGCCACCCGCAAGTCCCTGCCGCTCGACCGGGTCACGGTCCGGACCGCCCACAGCAAGGGACATGCGGAGGATTGCGAGGCCTGCCTCGACGGGCAGGAACGCAATGTCGACATTTTCGAGCGCGAGATCGTGCTCGAAGGCGCCCTTGATGAGGCCCAGCGCGCGCGCCTGCTGGAGATCGCCGACAAGTGTCCGGTGCATCGGACCCTGAACAGCCCGGTGGTGATCCGGACCCGCCTGAAAGATGACGGGTAA
- the ccmE gene encoding cytochrome c maturation protein CcmE yields the protein MRHRNRRLATIGAAAIVLVAAVALGLTALRSAVVFFYSPSEIAAEHPGTEARIRVGGLVLEESVGEDEAGATRFVITDRAREVSVVYSGLLPDLFREGQGVIVEGQFAGDGVFQARTVLAKHDETYMPPEVAQALREAGVWQGEGEGPAAEPAVEPESR from the coding sequence ATGCGCCATCGCAATCGCCGTCTGGCCACCATTGGTGCGGCCGCCATTGTTCTTGTTGCCGCCGTGGCGCTGGGCCTGACAGCGCTTCGCAGCGCGGTCGTCTTCTTCTATTCGCCGAGCGAGATCGCCGCCGAACACCCCGGTACCGAGGCCCGGATCCGGGTCGGCGGCCTGGTTCTCGAGGAATCCGTGGGTGAGGACGAGGCGGGCGCTACGCGCTTCGTGATCACCGACCGGGCCCGGGAGGTCAGCGTTGTCTATTCCGGCCTGCTGCCGGATCTCTTCCGCGAAGGGCAGGGGGTGATCGTCGAGGGGCAATTCGCCGGGGACGGCGTCTTCCAGGCGCGGACCGTGCTGGCCAAGCACGACGAGACCTACATGCCGCCGGAAGTCGCTCAGGCTTTGCGCGAAGCCGGCGTCTGGCAGGGTGAGGGCGAGGGCCCGGCCGCAGAGCCGGCCGTCGAACCGGAAAGCCGCTGA
- a CDS encoding DUF938 domain-containing protein, protein MNQTDPTPTALESRTALHDRLHSPSAARNRDVIANVLSRVLPDQAEVLEIGSGTGEHAVAACHLRPDITWQPSDPDREARASQAAWASEASGAIRAPLEIDLLRPETVEVIDGFDALVCMNVIHIAPWAVAEALVSLAARKLRPGGVVVLYGPYKLGKATAPSNLQFDASLKSRNPAWGVRDLEAVIALFAGQGLVLDARVEMPANNLSLVFVPSSSRPGSTR, encoded by the coding sequence ATGAACCAGACCGATCCGACCCCGACCGCCCTGGAAAGCCGAACGGCCTTGCATGATCGCCTGCATTCGCCGAGTGCTGCGCGCAACCGCGACGTGATCGCGAACGTTCTCTCGCGCGTGCTGCCGGACCAGGCCGAGGTGCTGGAGATCGGCTCGGGAACCGGCGAGCATGCCGTCGCCGCCTGTCATCTGCGGCCCGATATCACCTGGCAGCCCAGCGATCCCGATCGCGAGGCCCGCGCCAGCCAGGCGGCCTGGGCCAGCGAGGCGTCCGGCGCTATCCGTGCCCCGCTCGAGATCGATCTCCTGCGTCCCGAGACCGTCGAGGTGATCGACGGTTTCGATGCGCTGGTCTGCATGAATGTCATCCACATCGCGCCCTGGGCCGTGGCGGAGGCGCTGGTGTCGCTGGCCGCCCGCAAGCTTCGACCGGGTGGCGTGGTGGTGCTTTACGGCCCCTACAAGCTCGGCAAGGCGACGGCGCCCTCCAATTTGCAATTCGATGCCTCGCTGAAATCGCGCAATCCGGCCTGGGGCGTCCGCGATCTCGAAGCCGTCATCGCCCTGTTTGCCGGTCAGGGTCTCGTGCTTGACGCCCGGGTCGAGATGCCGGCCAATAATCTTTCGCTCGTTTTCGTGCCTTCATCCTCTCGCCCGGGGAGCACCCGCTGA
- a CDS encoding sensor histidine kinase, whose product MKRRASLAFRLFAGAAAWALVLLLLGAVALTTLYQRSVLRTMDDRLSSVVEALVAAAETDPGGGIALARRPSDPAYDRVFSGRYWQIMDGPEMEGGGHQSLVVSRSLWDEVLSPPDPLMQSALASPGQLMAFDTKGPSGEPLRLTAQAVQLPSRAEMVIMMAAEDREPADREVRNFAITSAIMFLGFATAIAAGVFFQVRIGLAPVLRMRDSVAEVREGNTDRVDGEFPVELQPLADELNAMLDHSRELVERSRTHVGNLAHALKTPIAVLTNEARASEGELASLVQRQTGVMTEQVEHHLRRARAAAHAKALGARTPLGATVGDLARTLEKINRARGIRITTEVEAELNFKGERQDLEEMIGNLMDNACKWSGGLVHVTAGRTAPRELAVTIEDDGPGLTEDECASALQRGVRLDEQAPGSGLGLAIVSDLAKAYGGELSLSRSELGGLAACISLPATGR is encoded by the coding sequence GTGAAGCGCCGGGCATCCCTTGCCTTCAGACTGTTTGCCGGCGCCGCCGCCTGGGCGCTGGTCCTCCTGCTTTTGGGCGCGGTTGCCCTGACAACACTCTATCAGCGCTCGGTGCTGCGAACGATGGACGACCGTCTATCGAGCGTTGTCGAGGCGCTGGTGGCGGCGGCCGAGACCGATCCGGGCGGTGGTATCGCGCTCGCCCGGCGACCCTCGGACCCCGCTTATGACCGCGTCTTTTCCGGCCGCTACTGGCAGATCATGGACGGGCCGGAGATGGAGGGCGGTGGTCATCAGTCACTGGTGGTCTCGCGCTCGCTCTGGGACGAGGTCCTGTCGCCGCCGGATCCGTTGATGCAGTCAGCGCTCGCCAGCCCCGGTCAGCTGATGGCTTTTGACACCAAAGGCCCCAGTGGCGAGCCGCTGCGACTGACCGCGCAAGCCGTGCAACTCCCCTCGCGCGCCGAGATGGTGATCATGATGGCGGCCGAGGATCGCGAACCGGCCGACCGCGAGGTGCGCAATTTCGCGATCACCTCGGCCATCATGTTTCTCGGCTTTGCCACCGCCATTGCCGCCGGCGTTTTCTTCCAGGTCCGGATCGGTCTGGCGCCCGTCCTGCGCATGCGCGACAGCGTGGCGGAGGTGCGAGAAGGCAATACGGACCGGGTCGATGGCGAGTTTCCGGTCGAGCTCCAGCCACTCGCGGACGAACTCAACGCCATGCTCGACCATTCGCGCGAACTGGTTGAGCGTTCGCGGACCCATGTCGGCAATCTGGCGCACGCGCTCAAGACGCCGATTGCGGTCCTGACCAATGAGGCGCGGGCGTCGGAGGGCGAGCTGGCGAGCCTGGTCCAGCGACAGACCGGGGTGATGACCGAGCAGGTCGAGCACCATTTGCGACGCGCGCGCGCCGCGGCCCATGCGAAGGCGCTGGGCGCGCGCACGCCCCTCGGTGCAACCGTGGGGGATCTCGCCCGGACGCTGGAGAAGATCAACCGGGCTCGCGGTATCCGCATCACAACCGAGGTCGAGGCGGAGCTGAACTTCAAGGGCGAGCGTCAGGACCTTGAGGAAATGATCGGCAATCTCATGGACAATGCCTGCAAATGGTCCGGCGGCCTGGTCCATGTCACGGCCGGGAGAACGGCGCCGCGCGAGTTGGCCGTGACAATCGAGGATGACGGACCCGGGCTCACCGAGGATGAGTGCGCCTCGGCGCTTCAGCGCGGTGTACGCCTCGATGAGCAGGCACCCGGTTCAGGTCTGGGTCTGGCAATTGTGTCGGACCTGGCCAAGGCCTATGGCGGAGAACTCAGCTTGTCGAGATCAGAACTCGGCGGCCTTGCTGCCTGTATTTCTCTTCCCGCAACTGGTCGCTAA
- a CDS encoding response regulator transcription factor — translation MRALVVEDDPDLNRQLGRALEDAGYAVDSAVDGEDGHFMGDTEPYDVVVLDLGLPKMDGVTVLERWRQAGRDFPVLILTARDRWSEKVAGFDAGADDYLTKPFHTEELLARMRALTRRAAGHTTATIECGGLSIDTRGARVFIDGAPVKVTSHEFRMLSYLAHHQDRVISRTELVEHIYDQDFDRDSNTIEVFVGRLRKKIGTDRIETVRGLGYRLVDPVARPVS, via the coding sequence ATGCGCGCGCTTGTTGTTGAAGACGATCCGGACCTGAACCGGCAACTTGGTCGAGCCCTCGAAGATGCGGGCTATGCCGTGGATTCCGCCGTGGATGGCGAGGACGGGCACTTCATGGGGGACACCGAACCCTATGACGTGGTCGTGCTTGATCTCGGCCTGCCGAAAATGGACGGCGTGACCGTGCTGGAACGCTGGCGCCAGGCCGGCCGGGATTTCCCGGTCCTGATCCTGACGGCGCGCGACCGCTGGTCGGAAAAAGTGGCCGGCTTTGATGCCGGCGCCGACGACTATCTCACCAAGCCGTTCCATACCGAGGAATTGCTGGCCCGCATGCGCGCGCTGACCCGCCGCGCGGCCGGGCATACGACGGCAACGATCGAGTGCGGCGGCCTGTCCATCGACACCCGCGGCGCCCGGGTCTTCATCGACGGCGCGCCGGTCAAGGTGACCTCACACGAATTCCGCATGCTGTCCTACCTCGCCCACCACCAGGACCGCGTGATCTCGCGCACCGAGCTGGTCGAGCATATCTATGACCAGGATTTCGACCGCGACAGCAATACGATCGAGGTCTTTGTCGGCCGCTTGCGCAAGAAGATCGGCACCGACCGGATCGAGACCGTTCGCGGTCTGGGCTATCGGCTGGTTGACCCGGTGGCACGCCCGGTTTCGTGA
- a CDS encoding PepSY domain-containing protein: MLRHLVILAGALSVFAAPALADGPASSAQPAGYASLQDRYTAPEARDARRQGDVVPALRVISEVRRRYPGADVLDAELEGGAQPRYVIKILTRDGRRVDVVADARTGQILYER, from the coding sequence ATGTTGAGACATCTTGTGATCCTTGCCGGCGCCCTGAGCGTTTTCGCGGCCCCCGCACTGGCCGACGGCCCTGCGTCGTCGGCCCAGCCTGCCGGCTATGCCAGCCTGCAGGATCGCTACACCGCGCCTGAAGCCCGCGATGCGCGGCGGCAGGGTGATGTGGTGCCGGCCCTGCGCGTCATCAGCGAGGTGCGTCGCCGCTATCCCGGTGCCGACGTGCTCGATGCCGAGCTCGAGGGCGGCGCCCAGCCGCGCTACGTGATCAAGATCCTGACCCGTGATGGTCGCCGCGTCGATGTGGTTGCCGATGCCCGCACCGGGCAGATACTCTACGAACGATAG
- a CDS encoding J domain-containing protein, with protein MDDPYKTLGVSKTATADEIRKAYRTLAKELHPDSNPGNAAAEERFKHVSQAFKLLSDPEKRAEYDAASRAGFHPGMGGAGAGAGGRPFNFRQSRHAGRGGFEDIFSDLFTDFGSEGGGRQRQAPAKGNDIRQSVTVDFMQAAQGGKHRVRLPGGRTLDVAVPSGASDGQVLRLRGQGEPSATGGQPGDALIEIRVAEHKYFAREGNDVRLELPISLQEATLGAKVRAPTIDGPVDVRVPPGSSTGTLLRLRGKGFAGAKGKRGDQLIRLMVALPASDEALKAFLETWSPPEGYDPRKGLR; from the coding sequence ATGGACGATCCCTACAAGACGCTCGGCGTCTCCAAGACGGCAACGGCTGACGAGATCCGCAAGGCTTATCGGACGCTGGCCAAGGAACTCCACCCGGACTCCAATCCGGGCAATGCCGCCGCCGAAGAGCGCTTCAAACACGTCTCCCAGGCTTTCAAACTTCTCTCTGACCCGGAAAAACGGGCCGAGTATGATGCGGCGTCGCGGGCCGGATTCCATCCGGGCATGGGCGGGGCAGGCGCCGGAGCGGGAGGCCGTCCGTTCAATTTCCGGCAGTCGCGCCATGCCGGTCGCGGCGGCTTTGAAGATATCTTTTCTGACCTGTTCACCGATTTCGGCAGCGAGGGGGGCGGTCGCCAGCGACAGGCGCCGGCCAAGGGCAATGACATTCGCCAGAGCGTGACGGTCGATTTCATGCAGGCCGCCCAGGGCGGCAAGCACCGGGTCAGGCTGCCAGGTGGCCGCACGCTCGACGTTGCCGTGCCGTCGGGCGCGAGCGACGGCCAGGTCCTGCGTCTGCGCGGCCAGGGCGAGCCTTCGGCCACGGGCGGCCAGCCCGGTGACGCGCTGATCGAAATCCGCGTAGCGGAACACAAGTATTTTGCCCGCGAGGGCAATGACGTCCGGCTGGAACTGCCGATCAGCCTCCAGGAAGCGACACTGGGTGCCAAGGTGCGCGCGCCGACGATCGATGGCCCCGTTGATGTCCGCGTTCCGCCCGGGTCAAGCACCGGCACATTGCTGCGCTTGCGCGGCAAGGGGTTTGCTGGTGCCAAGGGCAAGCGCGGCGACCAGCTGATCCGCCTGATGGTGGCGCTGCCGGCGAGCGATGAGGCCCTCAAGGCCTTCCTCGAGACCTGGTCGCCGCCGGAAGGCTATGACCCGCGCAAGGGGCTGCGGTGA